A window of the Comamonas sp. Y33R10-2 genome harbors these coding sequences:
- a CDS encoding thiol:disulfide interchange protein DsbA/DsbL: MKRREFSLVASATAGALTLGTSSSWAQGAGPKEGKDYVKLAKPASVSAPAGKVEVIEFFWYSCPHCNVFEPQFEAWVKSQPADVVVRRVPVAFNASFLPQQKLYFALEGMNLLPQLHVKVFRAIHVERNMLKNDEAIFEWIGKQGVDVAKFKEVYNSFTVANQARKAAQLQTEYDVEGVPAMGVAGRYYTDGTKAGSMENVLRVVNALIASSRKA, encoded by the coding sequence ATGAAACGTCGCGAATTCTCTTTAGTTGCTTCGGCAACTGCTGGTGCCTTGACCTTGGGCACTTCCTCTAGCTGGGCGCAAGGCGCAGGGCCCAAAGAAGGCAAGGACTACGTCAAGCTTGCCAAGCCCGCCAGCGTGAGCGCCCCTGCCGGCAAGGTCGAGGTCATTGAGTTCTTCTGGTACAGCTGCCCTCATTGCAATGTGTTTGAGCCCCAGTTTGAAGCATGGGTGAAGAGCCAACCCGCCGATGTGGTGGTGCGCCGCGTGCCTGTGGCCTTTAATGCCAGCTTCCTGCCCCAACAAAAGCTTTACTTTGCGCTGGAGGGCATGAACTTGCTGCCCCAGTTGCACGTCAAGGTTTTCCGCGCCATTCACGTCGAGCGCAACATGCTGAAAAACGACGAAGCGATTTTTGAGTGGATTGGCAAGCAAGGCGTTGATGTGGCTAAGTTCAAGGAGGTCTACAACTCCTTTACCGTGGCCAACCAAGCGCGCAAGGCGGCCCAGCTGCAAACCGAGTATGACGTTGAGGGCGTGCCTGCGATGGGCGTGGCTGGCCGTTACTACACGGACGGCACAAAGGCTGGCAGCATGGAAAACGTGCTGCGTGTCGTGAACGCCCTGATTGCTTCAAGCCGCAAGGCCTGA
- the lptA gene encoding lipopolysaccharide transport periplasmic protein LptA — protein sequence MKKSLLPLALAFALAAATGMAHAEKADSAKPMNIEADALRHDELQQTSVFTGNVVMTKGTIVLRGTQLDVRQDAEGYQFGVIKAEAGKRAFFRQKRDSVPGQPEEFIEGEGEVIEYDGKTDIVKFIRRGEMRRYRGGQLSDQITGSIIIYNNITDVYTVDGQKTSGGLPSSSIGQGGRVRAIMAPKEGTPGAQPKPATPATPLRQSMTLGGEKADEKK from the coding sequence ATGAAAAAATCACTCCTACCTCTTGCGCTGGCCTTTGCCCTTGCGGCAGCGACCGGCATGGCTCATGCCGAAAAAGCCGACAGTGCCAAGCCCATGAATATTGAGGCGGATGCGCTGCGCCACGACGAACTCCAGCAAACCAGTGTCTTCACTGGTAATGTGGTGATGACCAAGGGCACTATCGTGCTGCGCGGCACCCAGTTGGATGTGCGCCAGGACGCTGAGGGCTATCAGTTCGGCGTGATTAAGGCCGAAGCGGGCAAGCGTGCTTTCTTCCGCCAAAAGCGCGATAGCGTGCCGGGCCAGCCTGAAGAATTTATTGAAGGCGAAGGTGAAGTCATCGAGTACGACGGCAAGACCGACATCGTCAAATTCATTCGCCGTGGCGAGATGCGCCGCTATCGTGGCGGCCAGCTCAGCGACCAGATCACCGGCTCCATCATCATCTACAACAACATCACCGATGTTTACACCGTAGATGGTCAAAAGACCAGCGGCGGCTTGCCCAGCTCGTCCATTGGTCAAGGTGGTCGTGTACGCGCCATCATGGCGCCCAAGGAAGGCACGCCTGGCGCTCAGCCCAAGCCTGCGACTCCCGCGACACCTCTGCGTCAGAGCATGACATTGGGCGGTGAGAAGGCGGACGAGAAGAAATGA
- the lptB gene encoding LPS export ABC transporter ATP-binding protein yields MIEPTFSHSTRTGESTSRLEAKHLAKSYGSRKVVKDVSLSVQKGEVVGLLGPNGAGKTTSFYMIVGLVRSDGGEIFIDGQPVGGMPIHQRSRLGLSYLPQEASIFRKLSVEDNVRAVLELQKDEQGKALTREEVEKRLTGLLQELRVEHLRQSPALALSGGERRRVEIARALATQPRFILLDEPFAGIDPIAVIEIQRIIGFLKERGIGVLITDHNVRETLGICDHAFIISDGHVLAEGTPEEIVENADVRRVYLGEHFRM; encoded by the coding sequence ATGATTGAGCCCACCTTCTCTCACAGCACCCGCACTGGCGAGTCCACAAGCCGTCTGGAGGCCAAGCACCTGGCCAAGTCTTACGGCAGCCGCAAGGTTGTTAAAGATGTGTCGCTGTCTGTGCAAAAAGGCGAGGTGGTCGGTTTGCTTGGCCCCAATGGCGCGGGCAAGACCACATCGTTTTACATGATCGTGGGCTTGGTGCGCAGCGATGGCGGCGAGATTTTCATTGATGGCCAGCCAGTGGGTGGTATGCCCATTCACCAGCGTTCGCGTTTGGGTTTGTCTTATTTGCCGCAAGAAGCTTCCATCTTTCGCAAACTCAGCGTGGAAGACAATGTGCGTGCTGTGCTGGAGCTGCAAAAAGATGAGCAAGGCAAGGCTCTCACACGTGAAGAAGTGGAAAAACGCCTGACTGGCCTGCTGCAAGAGCTGCGCGTGGAGCACCTGCGCCAGTCACCCGCGCTGGCGCTGTCTGGCGGCGAGCGTCGCCGGGTGGAAATTGCCCGTGCGCTGGCTACCCAGCCACGTTTCATCTTGCTCGACGAGCCTTTTGCCGGTATCGACCCGATTGCGGTGATCGAGATCCAGCGCATCATCGGCTTCCTCAAAGAGCGCGGCATTGGTGTGCTGATTACCGATCACAACGTGCGCGAAACGCTGGGCATTTGTGACCATGCTTTCATCATCAGCGATGGGCATGTGCTTGCTGAAGGTACGCCCGAGGAGATTGTGGAGAACGCCGATGTGCGCCGCGTCTACCTGGGTGAACATTTCCGCATGTGA
- the rpoN gene encoding RNA polymerase factor sigma-54 has protein sequence MKPGLSLRVSQHLSLTPQLQQSIQLLQLSTLELAQEVEQMLVDNPFLERTGDEADGASEGGVDAPQEIAVAAHEYTVSDSISSGIETTSGQSATDSIAETPSAETPESLNWEADGIDGQDGEWGGESSSEWDGPSGGGSSRNHDGDGEADAIDLAGEHVGLTAFLHRQALSLRLGAEDTAALRFLIESLNDDGYLEDSLQELAQSLAGDDLEDCEELEQRFCIALKLLQSLEPVGVGARGLAECLQLQVRDLIHTAEDEGTTQAHMSRLLLAQTICKQPMDLLARRDLRKLTSLCGAREEQLREAMTLIAGLEPRPGRRFVDVERNIIVPDVIVRPVRASSGRVDFSVQLNADVMPRLRVHDIYASVLRRHKGSESHAALQQHLQEARWFIKNIQQRFDTILRVSQAIVERQKNFFVHGELAMRPLVLRDIADQLGLHESTISRVTTAKYMATPQGTFELKYFFGSGLGTETGGSASSTAVRALIKQLVDAESPKKPLSDAKLADMLKEQGIECARRTVAKYREQLKIPTTTLRKAL, from the coding sequence ATGAAACCCGGCCTTTCGTTACGCGTTTCGCAGCATTTATCGCTCACGCCGCAGTTGCAGCAATCCATTCAGTTGCTTCAACTATCGACGTTAGAGCTGGCGCAGGAAGTCGAGCAGATGCTGGTCGACAACCCATTTTTGGAACGTACAGGCGATGAGGCTGATGGAGCAAGCGAGGGAGGGGTTGATGCTCCTCAAGAGATAGCAGTTGCTGCCCATGAATACACTGTTTCAGACAGTATTTCATCTGGAATAGAAACAACTTCAGGACAATCCGCTACTGACTCGATAGCGGAAACCCCCAGCGCTGAAACCCCAGAATCGCTGAACTGGGAGGCCGATGGCATTGACGGCCAAGATGGTGAATGGGGTGGAGAATCCAGCAGCGAATGGGATGGCCCCTCGGGCGGCGGCTCCAGCCGCAATCACGATGGCGACGGCGAGGCTGATGCCATCGATTTGGCTGGTGAGCATGTGGGCCTGACGGCTTTTTTGCATCGCCAAGCGCTCAGCCTGCGCTTGGGCGCCGAAGATACAGCTGCGCTGCGCTTTTTGATTGAGTCGCTCAATGACGACGGCTACCTTGAAGACTCGCTGCAAGAGCTGGCTCAAAGTCTGGCCGGTGATGATTTGGAAGACTGCGAAGAGCTAGAGCAGCGCTTTTGCATTGCGCTAAAGCTGCTGCAAAGCTTAGAGCCTGTGGGTGTCGGGGCGCGTGGTTTGGCGGAGTGCCTGCAGTTGCAGGTGCGCGATTTGATTCACACCGCTGAAGATGAGGGCACGACGCAAGCCCATATGAGTCGCTTGTTGTTAGCCCAGACCATTTGCAAACAGCCCATGGACTTGCTGGCGCGGCGCGATCTGCGCAAGCTCACCAGCCTGTGCGGCGCACGTGAAGAGCAGTTGCGCGAAGCCATGACCTTGATCGCTGGGCTGGAGCCGCGTCCTGGCCGGCGCTTTGTGGATGTGGAGCGCAACATCATCGTGCCCGATGTCATCGTGCGCCCGGTGCGCGCTAGTTCAGGGCGGGTCGATTTTTCCGTACAACTCAATGCCGATGTAATGCCGCGCCTTCGCGTACATGACATTTACGCCAGTGTGCTGCGCCGCCATAAAGGCAGCGAAAGCCATGCTGCCCTGCAGCAGCACTTGCAAGAGGCGCGCTGGTTCATCAAGAATATTCAGCAGCGCTTTGACACCATCTTGCGCGTGTCGCAAGCGATTGTGGAGCGGCAGAAAAACTTCTTTGTGCATGGTGAGCTGGCGATGCGGCCGCTGGTGCTGCGCGATATTGCCGACCAGTTGGGTCTGCACGAATCCACCATCAGCCGCGTGACTACGGCCAAGTACATGGCCACGCCCCAAGGCACGTTTGAGCTGAAATACTTCTTTGGCTCGGGTCTGGGTACAGAAACCGGCGGCAGCGCCTCCAGCACGGCAGTACGGGCGCTGATCAAGCAGTTGGTGGATGCCGAGAGCCCGAAGAAACCGCTGTCAGACGCAAAATTAGCTGACATGCTCAAGGAGCAAGGCATTGAGTGCGCCCGCCGCACCGTGGCCAAGTACCGCGAGCAGCTCAAAATTCCGACCACGACGCTGCGCAAGGCGCTGTAG
- a CDS encoding aspartyl/asparaginyl beta-hydroxylase domain-containing protein, which yields MAKIIVLALVLLFFGCALYMHLRGKVRHKLLKQLFDHSTFTAPLNVFMLMFSKVPRTPYLPTSTFPELATLQANWREIREEAVNLQKNMQIKAAANNDDAGFNSFFKTGWKRFYLKWYGDAHPSAMELCPKTTALVKSIPSIKAAMFAELPPGAKLNLHRDPYAGSLRYHLAVLAPNDDRCLIEVDGTPYSWREGEGVIFDETYMHWAENGTQGNRIVLFCDVERPMTNGFAQWLNRWLGTNVVAAASSPNNEGDPRGMISKLFKISFYAGKYRRAFRNWNPTFYKFLKFGLMIGVLALFIWWLIPN from the coding sequence ATGGCAAAAATCATCGTTCTGGCATTGGTGCTGCTTTTCTTTGGCTGCGCGCTGTATATGCACCTGCGCGGCAAGGTGCGCCACAAGTTATTGAAGCAGTTGTTTGATCACTCCACGTTCACCGCGCCGCTCAACGTCTTCATGCTGATGTTCAGCAAGGTGCCGCGCACGCCCTACCTGCCCACCAGTACTTTCCCCGAGCTGGCGACGCTGCAAGCCAATTGGCGTGAAATCCGTGAAGAAGCCGTGAATTTGCAAAAGAACATGCAAATCAAAGCCGCCGCCAACAATGACGATGCCGGCTTTAACTCCTTCTTCAAAACCGGCTGGAAGCGTTTTTATCTGAAGTGGTACGGCGACGCCCACCCCTCGGCCATGGAGCTGTGCCCTAAGACCACGGCGCTGGTCAAGTCCATCCCCAGCATCAAAGCCGCCATGTTTGCGGAGCTGCCGCCCGGCGCCAAGCTCAATTTGCACCGCGACCCCTATGCGGGATCGCTGCGCTACCACCTGGCCGTGCTGGCGCCCAATGACGACCGCTGCCTGATCGAAGTGGACGGCACGCCTTACAGCTGGCGCGAAGGCGAAGGCGTGATCTTTGACGAGACCTATATGCACTGGGCCGAGAACGGCACGCAAGGCAACCGCATCGTGCTGTTTTGCGATGTAGAACGCCCGATGACCAATGGCTTTGCTCAGTGGCTCAACCGCTGGCTGGGCACCAACGTGGTGGCCGCTGCCAGCTCGCCCAATAACGAGGGCGACCCGCGCGGCATGATCAGCAAGCTGTTCAAAATTTCGTTCTACGCCGGCAAGTACCGCCGCGCCTTTCGCAACTGGAATCCGACGTTCTACAAATTTTTGAAGTTTGGCCTGATGATTGGCGTTTTAGCGCTGTTCATCTGGTGGTTGATACCGAACTGA